The sequence below is a genomic window from Acidimicrobiia bacterium.
GAACCGCACACCACCGCCGGGAACGGTGCCCACAGTCAGACCGTCGACGCCTTCGAGTTCCGCCAGCAGATCTGGTTGGCCGATGGTCCGCCAGGCAATATCGATCTCACCCCTGCCGTCTTTAACAGTTTCGATGGCTTTGGCCATCGTCGGAGCGTCGTTGAAGTAGCGGATGATGATTCGGTCGACCTTCGGAGCAGGAGCGGAACCGGCGTAATACGGGTTCGGCTCCAATACCGTCTGCTCCCCTGGAACATACTCGGTGATCATCCACACGCCGACACCGTAGACCGGCGCGTCGGGGAACTCGACGAGGGCATCCAACGGAAAATCAGGGTGCATAGGCATATACGGTGCACCGGTCACGACCTGGGGGAAGTAACCGAAAGCATCCTTCAGGGTGATCTCCACCGTGCGGTCGTCGACGGCCCGATAGGACTCGATAAATGGTGTGCCAAGCGCACCACCGACGCCGCCGGATCCGTCAAGCGTAAGCATGCGGGTGAGATGATCAACATACATGTTGGCGTCCAACTCGGTACCGTCGCCAAAGAAAATGTCATCTCGCAGATTGAACGTATAGACAAGTCCGTCATCACTTACCGAGTAGTCACTCGCCAAACCGGGAACGATGTCGGTCGTACCTGGAGCAAAGCTAAGCAAAGCCTCTCCGATGTTCCGGAGGAGTTCCCAGTCGTGAATGGCGTAGGCGTCGGCAGAGTCAAGTCCGGCGATCGAGTCTGTCGTTCCGATAATGATCGTTTTCGGACCTGCAGGTTCGGCAGGCACCGTTGTATCGGTTGACCCGGTTGTCGTGGTCGGTGCTGCTGCCGTTGTGTCGGGCGTGTCAACCGCGGCCACGGTGGTGGTCGAAGAATCTCCCCCACAAGCGGCGGCCAACACCGACAAAACAACCAGCAGAACAAGCCATTTAGTGGTTCGTTTCATAAATAGTCCCTTCTTGTATGCATCCAGCCAGGCAGATGCGGCACCTAAACTACAACTCCCAAGTCGATCGCGCTCACGCACGGCCGGAATCGCAACGCGAACGCTAGCCCGCCAGCCGCGGGTCGTCGAAAAACGATCTGATTGCGATACTGCTCGCAAGACGATTCGGCCCACATGTCTTGCTCTACCCTATGTTCTGATGGTTAGCCGATTCCTTAACAAGCCCAAGCGAGACGAGGCCGGGCCCGCCTTAAGTACCACCGGAGACACCGCGGCATTCCTTGGCGTGTCTGTCGTGGTCGGGGTCCTGGTCGGAGCGGCCGCGGCAGTGTTGATCTGGTCCACCGACGGGCTCTCTGAAACGCTCGGCCGACTTGGCGAAGGGTGGGGAGCCGGCAAATACCTGGTTCTCATCACCCTTCCTCTCGGCCTGTGGGCGGCTCACACGATCTCAAAACGATTCGCTCCCGACACCATCGGCGACGGCGTCCCGGAAGCCACAGCTGCGCTGGCCCTGCACTCGGGCTATTTGCCTACCCGGTCCCTATTCTACAAGATCCTCGTGACCGCATTGTCCATTGGCGGTGGCGGGTCGGCCGGCCGGGAGGGTCCGATCGTGCAGATCGGCGCCACTATCGGATCGTCGATCGCCCGCCATACTGGCCTTACCGAGGACCAGGTCAAGAGCCTGGTCGCCGCAGGAGCCGGGGCCGCAATTGGCGCCGCCTTCAACGCCCCTATCGCCGGCATGCTGTTCGCCATGGAGGTCATCCTCGGAAACTTCGCGACCCGACACCTCAGCTCCGTCGTGGTTGCGTCGGTGGCCGCGGCCGTCACCACCCGGAGCCTGGTCGGTGCTGAAGAAGCAGCACTGCGTGCTCCCCTCTACCTACTCAATGACCCACGTGAGCTATTCCTTTACGCGATTCTCGGCCTTCTGGTGGTACCGGTCGCCTGGGCGTTTCTGAAACTTCTCGACCGAGCAGAGCGTCCTCCCGAATGGATCGCCAAACGAAGCTGGCTGCGTCCAATCACCTTTGGTCTGATCGTGGCGGGGCTCGGCGTCATTGAGCCAAGTATCCTCGGGACCGGGCAAGACTTCATCAACGAAGTCCTCCGCGCCGCGACCGGGGGTTCGTTTGTTTGGTACACCCTCTTGGCCATAATGGCGCTGAAGG
It includes:
- a CDS encoding peptide ABC transporter substrate-binding protein, whose protein sequence is MKRTTKWLVLLVVLSVLAAACGGDSSTTTVAAVDTPDTTAAAPTTTTGSTDTTVPAEPAGPKTIIIGTTDSIAGLDSADAYAIHDWELLRNIGEALLSFAPGTTDIVPGLASDYSVSDDGLVYTFNLRDDIFFGDGTELDANMYVDHLTRMLTLDGSGGVGGALGTPFIESYRAVDDRTVEITLKDAFGYFPQVVTGAPYMPMHPDFPLDALVEFPDAPVYGVGVWMITEYVPGEQTVLEPNPYYAGSAPAPKVDRIIIRYFNDAPTMAKAIETVKDGRGEIDIAWRTIGQPDLLAELEGVDGLTVGTVPGGGVRFMVINHQLAPTDNADVRKALAALVDRDEISDRVYAGTAEPLYSMIPVGFLGANEAFDDVFGAPDIPAAQAFLTAAGYSETNKLQLQVAYPPEHYGGTAADLIQLLSEQYEASGMIDVEIISQEWSTYIGAVIGGQDYAVSLLGWFFDYPDPDNYLAPFMNNGGLGTMITDPDTNEPIDADAQALMDLLVQAGTETDVDARAALYADLQEKFAENVTTLPLFFLPEHVVYWDYISADDAAATIESLNIGPTFDLHYELLDTSK